The genomic stretch cactttttcactattttctgaagaaaaatcacatgCCGCCCTGCCACTGGGTAAAACAACTGATTGGATGCAGGTACTAGGCCTGTTcagacaaacattttttttgaattatctTGACGAAGATCTGTTATTTGGATCATAATTTGTTGTagaatcacggcagagtaaaataaaccagacaggagcggttcatttttgaaaagtcaaataaGTGACCTAATACATTGTATGGAAATGAACtcgaatgaattaattttattcgtaaaatATAAAGCTACTGGATAATTCATGTCCTTAGACAAACCAAGCGCtcttgcctggtttattttactctgccgtggtagAATAAAGGAAAATACTGGGCCGGTCATATGAAAGTGTATGATTTCTgagaattaaaatgttttgaaaagaagaagaatgggTATGAAGGTCGATATACTGCACACTTTCATATGAACGGCGTTGGTATACACACTTTCTAAGCTGCGCAAGGCAGTTTCATTTCCTTAGAATTCGCTAGAGATCATCACTTTTGAGATGTATATGCGTCaagatttttccattttttttttgttttgcctgAACAGATACGTAGTTTACTGTTTAAAAAGGAAACAATGATAAAACGTTCCGTCTTTCCCTAAACTCCATTTAGATTTTGCATTGAAAGTGTTAAACTGGGATAACAACACAATAATACGTCTTCAGCTATGGGATATTGCAGGTTTGTAACTTTGTGGTTCCCTTCAGTGACTGTATAAGAAACACGAACAATTTGAAACCTTTAGGACAGGAGAGATTCGGCAATATGACCCGTGTCTACTATAAAGAAGCAGTTGGAGCCTTTATTGTGTTCGATGTAACGCGAAGTGCCACATTTGATGCAGTTGTTAAGTGGAAACAGGTCCGTTGAACACTACAGATTCATTCTTACCTTTCATCGGACGGTTTCattgaattgttttcattcTTCAACAGGATTTAGATTCGAAAGTGCAATTACCGAACGGAAGTCCCATTCCTTGTATTCTATTAGCGAATAAGGTGAGAACGATTCCCTCTTGCCCATTTGCAAGGCGGTTCAACACGATTACCTTACGATAAGTAACGATCGAATTATGTTCTTCCAGTGTGATCAACAGAAACAAGGTATGGCTGCTACGCCCGACAAAATGAACGAGTACGTAAAAGAGCACGGATTTGCCGGTTGGTTCGAAACATCTGCCAAAGAGAATGTACATATTGAAGAAGCTGCTAGAGCCTTAGTAAACAAGGTAAGTAATGGGCTAGCTGATGCAGGAATTATAGTCTTTCACTGCATTCGACCTTTGCTCCTTCACATTACAGATATTACTTAATGACAAGTTGATCAGTACAAATGACATTGGTGATCCGGACAAATTTGGTTTGGAAGCAACCAGTCAACAACCAAAGAAAAACTGTTCCTGCTGACTACTATTGTCGAAGCGTttagaaaatcaaaatgaaaaatcaagaaaatttgcaACTATCCTGCCATTTTTGTCGTCAActttaggaaattaaattttgaaacaaaaaataaatcaaaaattctatttgcCATCCGAAAGCTTATTATCAAATCTAGTTGAATCGAAATGGATTCGGCACATTTTTCCACTTTACTTTTCACCGTTCCACCATATAGAACAGTTGCCATTTTACACtttagcaaaaaataaaaataacaaaaattgaaggaTCTAGCGGATGCATTGCGACTAATCATCGGCTCACCAAcgaattgaaagttttttgaGTCTATTTCGACGAAGGTATTTCTCATGTGATCAAAGTTGCTGAAATTTTCGGTTGGAAACACCACCGCAAATTTCAACAAGTTgagagaaaaatcatttccgaAATTTGGCTCTCGAtcgttttaaattttcaattgttagGCCGACTTTTCCATTTGCATCCGCATTTTCGCATTCCTTCCATTGACcaatttttacatattttataCACACAATGCATATTTATAGAGGCTATTATTGAGGTGGTTGttgccatttttttaaacataaatttttgaataattcgAGTACGAAATTAGGGTACATTTTTTACTTAAAGCGCATTAAATGATGTAAtgatcgatgatgatgatgaaaatTAATATATTTCAATAAAGTTATTTGTTAAGATGACGGTGTTTGATTGTCTCCAGAAATAGTTCCATGACCAGCATTTGAGAGTAACTTCAAGTCAGGTCAATTTTTGGTGGGCtacaaatttagaaaaataaatattttgaaataaaatcctGGCTAGTTTTGGAGTTTCAGATCGATTATGGAGTTGTCGGTTTTGACTgacgaaagtaaatttttactcgaaacGGACAGCTTACAATTATTTTACGATGGGCAATAGTTGGTAACATAACTCGCGaagaaaagtagagttttcatgtaaaattcccgaggtcaataaacacacgaaaacgagttatgtaa from Bradysia coprophila strain Holo2 unplaced genomic scaffold, BU_Bcop_v1 contig_138, whole genome shotgun sequence encodes the following:
- the LOC119074082 gene encoding ras-related protein Rab-32 isoform X2, whose protein sequence is MASTPEKREHLYKILVIGELGTGKTSFIKRYVHQFFSQNYRATIGVDFALKVLNWDNNTIIRLQLWDIAGQERFGNMTRVYYKEAVGAFIVFDVTRSATFDAVVKWKQDLDSKVQLPNGSPIPCILLANKCDQQKQGMAATPDKMNEYVKEHGFAGWFETSAKENVHIEEAARALVNKILLNDKLISTNDIGDPDKFGLEATSQQPKKNCSC